A region of Denticeps clupeoides unplaced genomic scaffold, fDenClu1.1, whole genome shotgun sequence DNA encodes the following proteins:
- the LOC114783310 gene encoding histone H2B has protein sequence MPEPAKSAPKKGSKKAVTKTAAKGGKKRRKSRKESYAIYVYKVLKQVHPDTGISSKAMGIMNSFVNDIFERIAGEASRLAHYNKRSTISSREIQTAVRLLLPGELAKHAVSEGTKAVTKYTSSK, from the coding sequence ATGCCTGAACCTGCCAAGTCCGCTCCCAAAAAGGGATCCAAGAAAGCTGTGACCAAGACAGCTGCCAAGGGCGGAAAGAAGCGTAGAAAGTCCAGGAAGGAGAGCTATGCCATCTACGTGTACAAGGTTCTGAAGCAGGTCCACCCCGACACCGGCATCTCCTCCAAGGCCATGGGCATCATGAACTCCTTCGTCAACGACATCTTCGAGCGCATCGCTGGAGAAGCTTCTCGCCTGGCGCATTACAACAAGCGCTCCACCATCTCGTCCAGGGAGATCCAGACCGCCGTCCGTCTGCTGCTCCCTGGAGAGCTGGCCAAGCACGCCGTGTCTGAGGGAACCAAGGCGGTCACCAAGTACACCAGCTCCAAGTAA